From Drosophila suzukii chromosome 2R, CBGP_Dsuzu_IsoJpt1.0, whole genome shotgun sequence, a single genomic window includes:
- the Patronin gene encoding patronin isoform X37 produces MDVETQEIRQARQRASVKWLLSKAFNNRVPDNLKEPFYRDHENQERLKPQIIVELGNATLYCQTLSNLYSDPNYQSMNHWSIIQTLARKGVPVAESSDMPITETVLIQTNPLRINAHMSVIESLMVLYAKEISSGDRVMAAIRRISGNNYQAPPGQSYEQALLGWISHACAALKKRIIKEVDAGLPDDNGSRLQTPDIPPVRDFQDLCDGICLALLISYYCPKVVPWTSVRINYLPAVEDSIHNILLVCNFSQKHLPYSVFHMTPEDVTYMRGSMKLNLVLLLTDLFNLFEIHPAKCVCYPGMDGQDVIARRTLGANEHGICHRRGLTVQPVTPIPDLRSDLDQPPVGSPQNRPPFQVPHSNSFGGGLNRRSTPPNEYQTVQSNNFDGNNHAEAFVVHKSRGITTLASMHSQQQQQLHQQHQQQQQQQYHQQAPQQHPSQSQLQIQQQEPLVPARLRQAKEKTNVESKADERGDFVAAGRPSNWEQSRRPSFAGRRSRRNSSSEDSQLTIENFGGSQDQLNTLGRYERDRERKLSNTSVGSAYPVEPAVAVRSSIADARGTLQLGYDTDSGSEKQDRETEKYSMRRQVSVDNVPTVSSHNLSNTGSPLPVARHKQHSSDKDYSSNSGMTPDAYNDTRSTSGYDPESTPVRKSSTSSMPASPAAWQLDVGDDDMRSLENASKLSTIRMKLEEKRRRIEQDKRKIEMALLRHQEKEDLESCPDVMKWETMSNESKRTPDMDPVDLDKYQQSIAIMNMNLQDIQQDIHRLATQQSQMQAQHLQAQQLMQAQQIANMLNQQQTYGSQQHLADHHYQQPRPMQQSFGSSPHLPQAYNAPVSAYSSRPPSRDPYQQQHQHQQPQPMAMPQPMQYVNEHGQYMSPPQPAHYMQQQPQQQPQSIYSDNGAAYNNHSNHSPYGGAPQYRSSVVYDDYGQPTNHFYLHESSPQPQAHPQRRTWAHSAAAAAYEQQQQIQPPLVDVNAWQTQQHQKQKQTWMNRPPSSAGAPSPGSFVLHQNGGGGGGGGGGGELQHLFQVQASPQHGQRQVSGSNGVQRQQSLTNLRDNRSPKAPQQMGMPMVMPMQHEDMMAPQSICFIGDEEDVDELERNIIESMQSTRISDFVHQQQQQHQQQLQQQQRLQGHSGRGSSSEDYDSGEMISNKLNITSGNLTYRIPSPSRPSIQANSFQDPRAMAAASGGEDQPPEKGFYISFDDEQPKRPKPPLRAKRSPKKEAPPGSRDSVDNQATLKRESLSQLHNNNIIGFGGEDVNSKPMTRHSIHGLNNSNSVKSPGNATYNKYTDEPPIQLRQLAASGAVSPTGNERRLLEDLTNQPPQQLMQQPMSPTRLQQSSNNAEAAKNKALVIGADSTNLDPDSVDEMERRKEKIMLLSLQRRQQQEEAKARKEIESSQKREKEREKEEERSRKKEEQMARRAAILEQHRLKKAIEEAEREGKTLDRPDLHVKLQPHSSTSTTPRLRQQRTTRPRPKTIHVDDASVDISEASSISSRGKKGSSSNLTDTDSGLGRATPPRRAPSPGMGMGASGPKLYKQPAAKSNRGIILNAVEYCVFPGVVNREAKQKVLEKIARSEAKHFLVLFRDAGCQFRALYSYQPETDQVTKLYGTGPSQVDEVMFDKFFKYNSGGKCFSQVHTKHLTVTIDAFTIHNSLWQGKRVQLPSKKDMALVI; encoded by the exons ATGGATGTCGAAACACAGGAAATACGACAG GCTCGTCAACGTGCTTCCGTCAAGTGGCTGCTCTCGAAGGCCTTCAACAATCGCGTGCCGGACAACCTGAAGGAGCCCTTCTACCGCGACCATGAGAACCAGGAGCGCCTCAAGCCGCAGATCATCGTGGAGCTGGGCAACGCCACGCTCTACTGCCAGACGCTGTCCAATCTGTACTCAGATCCCAACTACCAAAGCATGAACCACTGGTCAATAATACAGACGCTAGCGCGCAAGGGAGTTCCCGTGGCGGAATCCTCGGACATGCCCATTACCGAAACGGTATTAATTCAAACGAATCCGCTGCGAATT AACGCCCACATGTCTGTGATAGAATCGCTGATGGTTTTGTATGCGAAGGAAATATCGTCGGGTGACCGCGTCATGGCGGCCATACGAAG AATATCTGGCAACAACTATCAGGCGCCTCCTGGCCAGTCCTACGAGCAAGCTCTGCTGGGCTGGATTTCACATGCTTGCGCCGCTCTTAAGAAGCGCATTATCAAGGAGGTGGACGCCGGACTGCCCGATGATAAT GGCTCTCGTCTGCAGACGCCGGACATACCGCCTGTAAGGGACTTCCAGGATCTGTGCGATGGCATCTGCTTGGCACTGCTCATCTCGTACTACTGTCCAAAGGTGGTGCCGTGGACGAGTGTGCGGATTAACTATCTGCCGGCCGTCGAGGATTCGATTCACAACATCCTGCTTGTGTGCAATTTCTCGCAGAAGCATCTGCCATATAGCGTGTTCCACATGACGCCCGAGGATGTAACCTATATGCGCGG ATCCATGAAACTGAATCTGGTACTGCTGCTCACGGACCTATTCAATCTGTTCGAGATACACCCAGCCAAGTGTGTTTGCTACCCCGGCATGGATGGTCAGG ATGTCATCGCCCGGCGCACTTTGGGCGCCAATGAGCACGGGATCTGCCATCGAAGGGGGCTCACTGTACAGCCCGTCACACCCATTCCCGATCTGCGCAGCGATCTCGACCAGCCGCCAGTGGGCTCGCCTCAGAATCGACCACCGTTCCAAG TTCCGCACTCGAATTCATTTGGCGGCGGCTTAAATCGCAGATCAACCCCGCCCAACGAGTACCAGACGGTTCAGTCAAATAATTTCGATGGTAATAATCATGCCGAAG CCTTCGTGGTGCACAAGTCGCGTGGCATCACCACACTCGCCTCCATGCactcgcagcagcagcagcagctccatcagcaacaccagcagcagcaacagcagcaataCCACCAGCAGGCACCGCAGCAACACCCGTCCCAGTCGCAGCTCCAAATTCAGCAGCAGGAGCCCTTGGTTCCGGCTCGGTTGCGCCAGGCTAAAGAAAAGACCAATGTCGAGTCGAAGGCGGACGAGAGAG GCGATTTTGTCGCTGCGGGTCGACCAAGTAACTGGGAACAGAGCCGCCGGCCAAGCTTTGCAG GTCGTCGATCGCGCAGAAATTCTTCCAGCGAGGACTCCCAGCTGACCATCGAGAACTTTGGCGGCTCCCAGGATCAGCTGAATACCCTAGGGCGGTACGAACGCGACAGGGAACGTAAGTTGTCCAACACCAGTGTGGGCAGTGCATATCCAGTTGAACCCGCTGTGGCCGTGCGATCTTCGATTGCCGATGCTCGAGGCACCTTGCAATTGGGCTACGACACGGATTCGGGCTCTGAGAAGCAGGATCGTGAAACGGAAAAGTATTCGATGCGCCGGCAGGTCAG TGTCGACAATGTGCCCACGGTTTCGTCGCACAATCTCTCGAATACGGGCAGCCCGTTGCCGGTGGCAAGGCACAAGCAACATTCCAGCGACAAAGactacagcagcaacagcggCATGACGCCGGATGCCTACAACGACACCCGTTCCACCAGTGGCTACGACCCGGAGAGCACTCCCGTGCGCAAATCCTCAACGAGCAGCATGCCGGCGAGTCCCGCTGCCTGGCAGTTGGATGTGGGAGACGACGACATGCGATCGCTGGAGAATGCCAGCAAGCTGTCCACAATTCGGATGAAGCTGGAGGAGAAGCGTAGGCGCATAGAGCAGGACAAGCGCAAGATCGAGATGGCCTTGCTGCGGCACCAGGAGAAG GAGGATCTGGAGTCGTGTCCGGACGTGATGAAGTGGGAGACCATGAGCAACGAATCGAAGCGCACGCCCGACATGGATCCCGTTGACTTGGACAAGTACCAG CAAAGTATCGCCATCATGAACATGAATCTGCAGGACATTCAGCAGGATATTCACCGCCTGGCCACCCAGCAGAGTCAGATGCAGGCTCAGCACCTGCAGGCCCAGCAGCTGATGCAGGCTCAGCAGATAGCCAACATGCTGAACCAG CAGCAGACCTACGGGTCGCAGCAGCACCTGGCCGATCACCATTACCAGCAGCCGAGACCCATGCAGCAAAGCTTTGGTTCATCGCCGCATCTTCCGCAGGCTTACAATGCTCCAGTCAGTGCGTACAGCTCCCGTCCGCCCAGCCGCGATCCCtaccagcagcagcaccagcatCAGCAGCCACAGCCGATGGCGATGCCCCAGCCGATGCAGTACGTCAACGAGCACGGGCAGTATATGTCGCCGCCGCAGCCCGCCCACTAcatgcagcagcagccacagcagcagccgcagaGCATCTACAGTGACAACGGTGCGGCGTACAACAACCACAGCAACCACTCGCCCTACGGCGGAGCCCCGCAGTATCGGAGCAGTGTGGTATACGACGATTACGGACAGCCCACCAACCACTTCTATCTGCACGAGTCGTCGCCACAGCCTCAGGCTCATCCGCAGCGCAGGACCTGGGCTCACTCAGCGGCAGCTGCCGCCTacgagcagcagcagcagatccAACCGCCTCTGGTGGATGTTAATGCCTGGCAGACACAGCAGCACCAGAAGCAGAAACAGACCTGGATGAACAGACCGCCGTCGAGTGCAGGGGCTCCCAGTCCTGGCAGCTTTGTGCTGCACCAGAACGGAGGAGGTGGCGGCGGAGGCGGAGGTGGTGGCGAGCTACAGCACCTGTTTCAGGTACAGGCCTCACCTCAGCACGGCCAGCGTCAGGTGAGCGGATCCAATGGCGTGCAGCGCCAGCAATCGCTGACTAACTTGCGCGACAATCGATCGCCCAAGGCGCCGCAGCAAATGGGAATGCCCATGGTGATGCCTATGCAACACGAGGACATGATGGCGCCGCAGAGCATTTGCTTCATCGGTGACGAGGAGGATGTGGATGAGCTGGAGCGCAACATCATCGAATCCATGCAGTCGACGCGCATCTCCGACTTTgtccaccagcagcagcagcagcaccaacaGCAACTTCAGCAGCAACAGCGGCTGCAGGGGCACAGTGGACGAGGCAGCAGCTCGGAGGATTACGACAGCGGGGAGATGATCTCCAACAAGCTGAACATCACCAGCGGCAATCTCACCTACCGCATACCCTCGCCCTCCCGTCCCTCCATCCAAGCCAACAGCTTCCAGGATCCCCGAGCAATGGCAGCGGCATCCGGCGGCGAGGACCAGCCGCCTGAGAAGGGCTTTTACATCTCCTTCGACGATGAGCAGCCCAAGCGACCCAAGCCACCGCTGCGCGCCAAGCGATCGCCCAAAAAGGAGGCTCCGCCGGGAAGCAGGGACAGCGTCGATAACCAGGCGACTCTCAAACGTGAATCGCTTAGTCAGCtgcacaacaacaacatcattGGGTTCGGTGGTGAGGATGTGAACAGCAAGCCGATGACCAGGCACAGCATCCATGGCCTAAACAACTCCAACAGTGTCAAATCCCCCGGGAATGCCACATACAACAAGTACACCGATGAGCCGCCCATCCAACTCCGCCAGCTGGCCGCCTCGGGAGCAGTTTCGCCAACTGGCAACGAGCGTCGGCTCTTGGAGGATTTGACCAaccagccaccgcagcagttAATGCAGCAACCCATGTCGCCCACGCGACTCCAGCAGAGCAGCAACAACGCAGAGGCGGCCAAAAACAAGGCACTGGTCATCGGAGCAGATTCCACCAACTTGGATCCG GACTCTGTCGATGAGATGGAGCGGCGCAAGGAGAAGATCATGCTGCTGTCCCTGCAACGTCGCCAGCAGCAGGAGGAGGCCAAGGCGCGCAAGGAGATCGAGTCTTCCCAGAAGCGGGAAAAAGAGCGCGAGAAGGAGGAGGAGCGTTCACGGAAGAAGGAAGAGCAAATGGCTAGGCGAGCGGCCATTTTGGAACAGCACAGACTCAAGAAAGCCATCGAAGAGGCCGAGCGAGAG GGTAAAACCCTGGATCGGCCCGATTTGCATGTGAAACTGCAACCCCATTCATCCACCTCAACGACTCCGCGACTGAGGCAGCAGCGCACCACGCGTCCCAGGCCCAAGACGATCCATGTGGACGATGCCAGCGTGGACATCAGCGAGGCTTCGAGCATCTCTAGTCGGGGCAAGAAAGGCTCAAGCTCGAATCTAACCG ACACAGATTCGGGACTGGGACGCGCCACTCCGCCGAGGCGTGCTCCGTCGCCTGGAATGGGAATGGGCGCTTCAG GTCCTAAACTCTATAAACAACCAGCGGCCAAATCTAATCGTGGGATTATCCTGAACGCCGTTGAATACTGCGTTTTCCCCGGCGTTGTCAACCGCGAGGCCAAACAGAAAGTGCTGGAGAAGATTGCTCGCTCGGAGGCGAAGCACTTTCTGGTACTCTTCCGGGATGCGGGCTGCCAGTTCCGCGCCCTCTACAGCTACCAGCCCGAAACGGACCAGGTAACGAAGCTGTATGGCACTGGGCCTAGTCAAGTCGACGAAGTGATGTTCGACAAGTTCTTCAA ATACAACTCAGGAGGCAAGTGCTTCTCGCAAGTGCACACAAAGCATCTGACGGTGACCATAGACGCCTTCACAATACACAATTCCCTGTGGCAGGGCAAGCGGGTGCAGTTGCCAAGCAAAAAGGACATGGCGCTTGTTATCTAA
- the Patronin gene encoding patronin isoform X6: protein MDVETQEIRQARQRASVKWLLSKAFNNRVPDNLKEPFYRDHENQERLKPQIIVELGNATLYCQTLSNLYSDPNYQSMNHWSIIQTLARKGVPVAESSDMPITETVLIQTNPLRINAHMSVIESLMVLYAKEISSGDRVMAAIRRISGNNYQAPPGQSYEQALLGWISHACAALKKRIIKEVDAGLPDDNGSRLQTPDIPPVRDFQDLCDGICLALLISYYCPKVVPWTSVRINYLPAVEDSIHNILLVCNFSQKHLPYSVFHMTPEDVTYMRGSMKLNLVLLLTDLFNLFEIHPAKCVCYPGMDGQDVIARRTLGANEHGICHRRGLTVQPVTPIPDLRSDLDQPPVGSPQNRPPFQVPHSNSFGGGLNRRSTPPNEYQTVQSNNFDGNNHAEAFVVHKSRGITTLASMHSQQQQQLHQQHQQQQQQQYHQQAPQQHPSQSQLQIQQQEPLVPARLRQAKEKTNVESKADERGDFVAAGRPSNWEQSRRPSFAGRRSRRNSSSEDSQLTIENFGGSQDQLNTLGRYERDRERKLSNTSVGSAYPVEPAVAVRSSIADARGTLQLGYDTDSGSEKQDRETEKYSMRRQVSVDNVPTVSSHNLSNTGSPLPVARHKQHSSDKDYSSNSGMTPDAYNDTRSTSGYDPESTPVRKSSTSSMPASPAAWQLDVGDDDMRSLENASKLSTIRMKLEEKRRRIEQDKRKIEMALLRHQEKEDLESCPDVMKWETMSNESKRTPDMDPVDLDKYQQSIAIMNMNLQDIQQDIHRLATQQSQMQAQHLQAQQLMQAQQIANMLNQQQTYGSQQHLADHHYQQPRPMQQSFGSSPHLPQAYNAPVSAYSSRPPSRDPYQQQHQHQQPQPMAMPQPMQYVNEHGQYMSPPQPAHYMQQQPQQQPQSIYSDNGAAYNNHSNHSPYGGAPQYRSSVVYDDYGQPTNHFYLHESSPQPQAHPQRRTWAHSAAAAAYEQQQQIQPPLVDVNAWQTQQHQKQKQTWMNRPPSSAGAPSPGSFVLHQNGGGGGGGGGGGELQHLFQVQASPQHGQRQVSGSNGVQRQQSLTNLRDNRSPKAPQQMGMPMVMPMQHEDMMAPQSICFIGDEEDVDELERNIIESMQSTRISDFVHQQQQQHQQQLQQQQRLQGHSGRGSSSEDYDSGEMISNKLNITSGNLTYRIPSPSRPSIQANSFQDPRAMAAASGGEDQPPEKGFYISFDDEQPKRPKPPLRAKRSPKKEAPPGSRDSVDNQATLKRESLSQLHNNNIIGFGGEDVNSKPMTRHSIHGLNNSNSVKSPGNATYNKYTDEPPIQLRQLAASGAVSPTGNERRLLEDLTNQPPQQLMQQPMSPTRLQQSSNNAEAAKNKALVIGADSTNLDPDSVDEMERRKEKIMLLSLQRRQQQEEAKARKEIESSQKREKEREKEEERSRKKEEQMARRAAILEQHRLKKAIEEAEREGKTLDRPDLHVKLQPHSSTSTTPRLRQQRTTRPRPKTIHVDDASVDISEASSISSRGKKGSSSNLTESPDDYPSTSSTPIGRRGSYKTSREPAGVERGRTLSRISVAKGSTLNFRGRKSNSLMNLCDTDSGLGRATPPRRAPSPGMGMGASGRHMPSPSGPGSLPPGLISKRRGFDDGSSDFSLTPNLNMEYSGPKLYKQPAAKSNRGIILNAVEYCVFPGVVNREAKQKVLEKIARSEAKHFLVLFRDAGCQFRALYSYQPETDQVTKLYGTGPSQVDEVMFDKFFKYNSGGKCFSQVHTKHLTVTIDAFTIHNSLWQGKRVQLPSKKDMALVI, encoded by the exons ATGGATGTCGAAACACAGGAAATACGACAG GCTCGTCAACGTGCTTCCGTCAAGTGGCTGCTCTCGAAGGCCTTCAACAATCGCGTGCCGGACAACCTGAAGGAGCCCTTCTACCGCGACCATGAGAACCAGGAGCGCCTCAAGCCGCAGATCATCGTGGAGCTGGGCAACGCCACGCTCTACTGCCAGACGCTGTCCAATCTGTACTCAGATCCCAACTACCAAAGCATGAACCACTGGTCAATAATACAGACGCTAGCGCGCAAGGGAGTTCCCGTGGCGGAATCCTCGGACATGCCCATTACCGAAACGGTATTAATTCAAACGAATCCGCTGCGAATT AACGCCCACATGTCTGTGATAGAATCGCTGATGGTTTTGTATGCGAAGGAAATATCGTCGGGTGACCGCGTCATGGCGGCCATACGAAG AATATCTGGCAACAACTATCAGGCGCCTCCTGGCCAGTCCTACGAGCAAGCTCTGCTGGGCTGGATTTCACATGCTTGCGCCGCTCTTAAGAAGCGCATTATCAAGGAGGTGGACGCCGGACTGCCCGATGATAAT GGCTCTCGTCTGCAGACGCCGGACATACCGCCTGTAAGGGACTTCCAGGATCTGTGCGATGGCATCTGCTTGGCACTGCTCATCTCGTACTACTGTCCAAAGGTGGTGCCGTGGACGAGTGTGCGGATTAACTATCTGCCGGCCGTCGAGGATTCGATTCACAACATCCTGCTTGTGTGCAATTTCTCGCAGAAGCATCTGCCATATAGCGTGTTCCACATGACGCCCGAGGATGTAACCTATATGCGCGG ATCCATGAAACTGAATCTGGTACTGCTGCTCACGGACCTATTCAATCTGTTCGAGATACACCCAGCCAAGTGTGTTTGCTACCCCGGCATGGATGGTCAGG ATGTCATCGCCCGGCGCACTTTGGGCGCCAATGAGCACGGGATCTGCCATCGAAGGGGGCTCACTGTACAGCCCGTCACACCCATTCCCGATCTGCGCAGCGATCTCGACCAGCCGCCAGTGGGCTCGCCTCAGAATCGACCACCGTTCCAAG TTCCGCACTCGAATTCATTTGGCGGCGGCTTAAATCGCAGATCAACCCCGCCCAACGAGTACCAGACGGTTCAGTCAAATAATTTCGATGGTAATAATCATGCCGAAG CCTTCGTGGTGCACAAGTCGCGTGGCATCACCACACTCGCCTCCATGCactcgcagcagcagcagcagctccatcagcaacaccagcagcagcaacagcagcaataCCACCAGCAGGCACCGCAGCAACACCCGTCCCAGTCGCAGCTCCAAATTCAGCAGCAGGAGCCCTTGGTTCCGGCTCGGTTGCGCCAGGCTAAAGAAAAGACCAATGTCGAGTCGAAGGCGGACGAGAGAG GCGATTTTGTCGCTGCGGGTCGACCAAGTAACTGGGAACAGAGCCGCCGGCCAAGCTTTGCAG GTCGTCGATCGCGCAGAAATTCTTCCAGCGAGGACTCCCAGCTGACCATCGAGAACTTTGGCGGCTCCCAGGATCAGCTGAATACCCTAGGGCGGTACGAACGCGACAGGGAACGTAAGTTGTCCAACACCAGTGTGGGCAGTGCATATCCAGTTGAACCCGCTGTGGCCGTGCGATCTTCGATTGCCGATGCTCGAGGCACCTTGCAATTGGGCTACGACACGGATTCGGGCTCTGAGAAGCAGGATCGTGAAACGGAAAAGTATTCGATGCGCCGGCAGGTCAG TGTCGACAATGTGCCCACGGTTTCGTCGCACAATCTCTCGAATACGGGCAGCCCGTTGCCGGTGGCAAGGCACAAGCAACATTCCAGCGACAAAGactacagcagcaacagcggCATGACGCCGGATGCCTACAACGACACCCGTTCCACCAGTGGCTACGACCCGGAGAGCACTCCCGTGCGCAAATCCTCAACGAGCAGCATGCCGGCGAGTCCCGCTGCCTGGCAGTTGGATGTGGGAGACGACGACATGCGATCGCTGGAGAATGCCAGCAAGCTGTCCACAATTCGGATGAAGCTGGAGGAGAAGCGTAGGCGCATAGAGCAGGACAAGCGCAAGATCGAGATGGCCTTGCTGCGGCACCAGGAGAAG GAGGATCTGGAGTCGTGTCCGGACGTGATGAAGTGGGAGACCATGAGCAACGAATCGAAGCGCACGCCCGACATGGATCCCGTTGACTTGGACAAGTACCAG CAAAGTATCGCCATCATGAACATGAATCTGCAGGACATTCAGCAGGATATTCACCGCCTGGCCACCCAGCAGAGTCAGATGCAGGCTCAGCACCTGCAGGCCCAGCAGCTGATGCAGGCTCAGCAGATAGCCAACATGCTGAACCAG CAGCAGACCTACGGGTCGCAGCAGCACCTGGCCGATCACCATTACCAGCAGCCGAGACCCATGCAGCAAAGCTTTGGTTCATCGCCGCATCTTCCGCAGGCTTACAATGCTCCAGTCAGTGCGTACAGCTCCCGTCCGCCCAGCCGCGATCCCtaccagcagcagcaccagcatCAGCAGCCACAGCCGATGGCGATGCCCCAGCCGATGCAGTACGTCAACGAGCACGGGCAGTATATGTCGCCGCCGCAGCCCGCCCACTAcatgcagcagcagccacagcagcagccgcagaGCATCTACAGTGACAACGGTGCGGCGTACAACAACCACAGCAACCACTCGCCCTACGGCGGAGCCCCGCAGTATCGGAGCAGTGTGGTATACGACGATTACGGACAGCCCACCAACCACTTCTATCTGCACGAGTCGTCGCCACAGCCTCAGGCTCATCCGCAGCGCAGGACCTGGGCTCACTCAGCGGCAGCTGCCGCCTacgagcagcagcagcagatccAACCGCCTCTGGTGGATGTTAATGCCTGGCAGACACAGCAGCACCAGAAGCAGAAACAGACCTGGATGAACAGACCGCCGTCGAGTGCAGGGGCTCCCAGTCCTGGCAGCTTTGTGCTGCACCAGAACGGAGGAGGTGGCGGCGGAGGCGGAGGTGGTGGCGAGCTACAGCACCTGTTTCAGGTACAGGCCTCACCTCAGCACGGCCAGCGTCAGGTGAGCGGATCCAATGGCGTGCAGCGCCAGCAATCGCTGACTAACTTGCGCGACAATCGATCGCCCAAGGCGCCGCAGCAAATGGGAATGCCCATGGTGATGCCTATGCAACACGAGGACATGATGGCGCCGCAGAGCATTTGCTTCATCGGTGACGAGGAGGATGTGGATGAGCTGGAGCGCAACATCATCGAATCCATGCAGTCGACGCGCATCTCCGACTTTgtccaccagcagcagcagcagcaccaacaGCAACTTCAGCAGCAACAGCGGCTGCAGGGGCACAGTGGACGAGGCAGCAGCTCGGAGGATTACGACAGCGGGGAGATGATCTCCAACAAGCTGAACATCACCAGCGGCAATCTCACCTACCGCATACCCTCGCCCTCCCGTCCCTCCATCCAAGCCAACAGCTTCCAGGATCCCCGAGCAATGGCAGCGGCATCCGGCGGCGAGGACCAGCCGCCTGAGAAGGGCTTTTACATCTCCTTCGACGATGAGCAGCCCAAGCGACCCAAGCCACCGCTGCGCGCCAAGCGATCGCCCAAAAAGGAGGCTCCGCCGGGAAGCAGGGACAGCGTCGATAACCAGGCGACTCTCAAACGTGAATCGCTTAGTCAGCtgcacaacaacaacatcattGGGTTCGGTGGTGAGGATGTGAACAGCAAGCCGATGACCAGGCACAGCATCCATGGCCTAAACAACTCCAACAGTGTCAAATCCCCCGGGAATGCCACATACAACAAGTACACCGATGAGCCGCCCATCCAACTCCGCCAGCTGGCCGCCTCGGGAGCAGTTTCGCCAACTGGCAACGAGCGTCGGCTCTTGGAGGATTTGACCAaccagccaccgcagcagttAATGCAGCAACCCATGTCGCCCACGCGACTCCAGCAGAGCAGCAACAACGCAGAGGCGGCCAAAAACAAGGCACTGGTCATCGGAGCAGATTCCACCAACTTGGATCCG GACTCTGTCGATGAGATGGAGCGGCGCAAGGAGAAGATCATGCTGCTGTCCCTGCAACGTCGCCAGCAGCAGGAGGAGGCCAAGGCGCGCAAGGAGATCGAGTCTTCCCAGAAGCGGGAAAAAGAGCGCGAGAAGGAGGAGGAGCGTTCACGGAAGAAGGAAGAGCAAATGGCTAGGCGAGCGGCCATTTTGGAACAGCACAGACTCAAGAAAGCCATCGAAGAGGCCGAGCGAGAG GGTAAAACCCTGGATCGGCCCGATTTGCATGTGAAACTGCAACCCCATTCATCCACCTCAACGACTCCGCGACTGAGGCAGCAGCGCACCACGCGTCCCAGGCCCAAGACGATCCATGTGGACGATGCCAGCGTGGACATCAGCGAGGCTTCGAGCATCTCTAGTCGGGGCAAGAAAGGCTCAAGCTCGAATCTAACCG AGTCACCCGATGATTATCCCAGTACAAGTTCAACTCCGATTGGACGACGGGGATCGTACAAAACTTCCAGAG AGCCAGCCGGCGTAGAAAGGGGCCGCACTCTGTCGCGTATCTCCGTCGCTAAGGGCAGCACGCTTAATTTCCGGGGCCGAAAGTCCAATTCGCTAATGAATCTGTGCG ACACAGATTCGGGACTGGGACGCGCCACTCCGCCGAGGCGTGCTCCGTCGCCTGGAATGGGAATGGGCGCTTCAGGTAGGCATATGCCATCTCCCTCCGGACCGGGCTCTTTGCCGCCAGGTTTGATATCGAAACGTCGCGGATTTGATGATGGATCCAGCGATTTCTCTTTAACTCCGAATTTGAACATGGAATATTCGG GTCCTAAACTCTATAAACAACCAGCGGCCAAATCTAATCGTGGGATTATCCTGAACGCCGTTGAATACTGCGTTTTCCCCGGCGTTGTCAACCGCGAGGCCAAACAGAAAGTGCTGGAGAAGATTGCTCGCTCGGAGGCGAAGCACTTTCTGGTACTCTTCCGGGATGCGGGCTGCCAGTTCCGCGCCCTCTACAGCTACCAGCCCGAAACGGACCAGGTAACGAAGCTGTATGGCACTGGGCCTAGTCAAGTCGACGAAGTGATGTTCGACAAGTTCTTCAA ATACAACTCAGGAGGCAAGTGCTTCTCGCAAGTGCACACAAAGCATCTGACGGTGACCATAGACGCCTTCACAATACACAATTCCCTGTGGCAGGGCAAGCGGGTGCAGTTGCCAAGCAAAAAGGACATGGCGCTTGTTATCTAA